GGCATCGGCCTCCTTCGGCAGCCGGAAGCTGCGCTCGAAGCGGCCGTAGAGGCGCTCGACCCGGCGGAAGCGGCGCTCCTTCTCCTCGCTGACGCTCTTGCGCTCACCGCTCAGCACCAGCAGGCCGTCCTCCACCTTGAGGCTGAGGTCGCTTCTCTCGAGCCCGGGCAGCTCGACGTGGATCTCGTACTGCTTGTCCGTCTCGAGGATGTCCACGCGCGGGCTCCAGCGCAGCTGGGCCTCGGGCTCGCAGGTCGCGCAGCCCGCGGGCGCGCTGAAGAACT
The window above is part of the bacterium genome. Proteins encoded here:
- a CDS encoding Hsp20/alpha crystallin family protein, encoding MTLIKWKPQYAGMNDIDRLWNEFFSAPAGCATCEPEAQLRWSPRVDILETDKQYEIHVELPGLERSDLSLKVEDGLLVLSGERKSVSEEKERRFRRVERLYGRFERSFRLPKEADAEKIEAEFKNGLLMITIAKAAQVAGREIQVR